One part of the Triticum aestivum cultivar Chinese Spring unplaced genomic scaffold, IWGSC CS RefSeq v2.1 scaffold69421, whole genome shotgun sequence genome encodes these proteins:
- the LOC123176487 gene encoding cyclin-B1-1-like, whose product MDSQVEINAKMWGILIDWILEVHQKFDLMPESLYLTVYIINMYLSLQSVLRRELQLVGISALLITCKYEEIWAPEVNDFILISDSAYTRELILKMEKAILNMLEWNLTVPTPYVFLVRFAKAACSSSSDQKHNKDVIHCSYYCS is encoded by the exons ATGGACTCCCAGGTGGAGATCAACGCCAAGATGTGGGGCATCCTCATCGACTGGATCCTGGAAGTGCACCAGAAGTTCGACCTGATGCCCGAGTCACTGTATCTCACGGTGTATATCATCAACATGTACCTGTCACTGCAGTCCGTGCTCCGGCGGGAGCTGCAGCTGGTGGGCATCTCCGCCCTGCTCATCACCTGCAAGTACGAGGAGATTTGGGCTCCTGAG GTGAATGATTTCATCTTGATCTCCGACAGCGCATACACCCGGGAGCTGATTCTGAAGATGGAGAAGGCCATCCTGAACATGCTGGAGTGGAACCTGACGGTGCCCACGCCCTACGTCTTCCTCGTCCGTTTTGCCAAGgccgcgtgctcctcctcctccgatcAAAAGCACAATAAGGATGTAATACATTGTTCTTATTATTGCAGCTAG